In Methanobrevibacter boviskoreani JH1, one DNA window encodes the following:
- a CDS encoding molybdenum cofactor guanylyltransferase: protein MKSCILLCGGMSKRMGKDKGSMKINDKPMIIHVLDSLNNQIDEAVIVLNDEKRIKKYKKIIRQKDYNYKIYFTTDEIKDLGPMCGIMTGLKHIHSDYALVLPCDSPYVEGNFVFYMFDTLESLIEDGEINALVPYHRSPKDVNIIKRAEPLHSIYNRKYIPIMEEYISQGILRVRTIMKNHNCFYIPIDNHLIHEKNFKNFNRPTDIE, encoded by the coding sequence ATGAAATCTTGTATACTTTTATGTGGAGGAATGAGTAAAAGAATGGGTAAAGATAAAGGATCAATGAAAATTAATGATAAGCCTATGATTATTCATGTTCTTGATTCATTAAACAATCAAATAGATGAAGCTGTAATTGTTTTAAATGATGAAAAAAGAATTAAAAAATATAAAAAGATTATAAGACAGAAAGATTATAATTATAAAATCTATTTTACAACGGATGAAATAAAAGATCTAGGACCAATGTGTGGAATAATGACAGGCCTTAAACATATACACTCTGATTATGCACTCGTATTACCCTGTGACTCCCCATATGTTGAGGGCAATTTTGTATTCTACATGTTCGATACATTAGAATCATTGATTGAAGATGGGGAAATTAATGCCTTGGTACCCTATCACAGAAGTCCCAAAGATGTTAACATCATAAAAAGAGCGGAGCCATTACATTCCATTTATAATAGAAAGTACATTCCAATAATGGAAGAATACATAAGTCAAGGAATTCTTAGGGTAAGAACAATTATGAAAAATCATAACTGTTTCTATATTCCAATCGATAATCATTTGATTCATGAGAAAAACTTTAAGAACTTCAACAGACCTACAGATATTGAATAA